One Siniperca chuatsi isolate FFG_IHB_CAS linkage group LG5, ASM2008510v1, whole genome shotgun sequence DNA window includes the following coding sequences:
- the LOC122875938 gene encoding uncharacterized protein LOC122875938 has translation MLAGPGDAVFPISSKVAFVISQLQGRALQWAESIWTQGGPVTQSLSSFLAHFREVFGRPEGDTSVSERLYQLKQGQRSIQDYALEFRTLAAASGWNEQSLITTFRQGLEPGIRLHLASYKDTIGLERFIQLVPRVDTRMQACLAEHQDQQPYTPSLRQPENCRFPEPDQEPMQLDSRLSPAERQRRLTRGSCLYCGAAGHNISSCPVRPLRTMVSAISPHRPWDCAIDLIPGEPVPHGKIYPLSLPEQKAMGECIKEALAQGYIRPSTSPAASSFFFVAKKDGGLQPCVDYRGLNRITVKFQYPLPLVPAALEQLRGATVYTKLDLRSAYNLIRIREGDGWKTAFVTPTGHYEYLVMPYGMVNAPSVFQDFIHEGLRECLHKFVIVYIDDILIYSRSMAEHRQHVAEVLECLRDHQLFLKAEKCVPSVLSAVPRLQHQ, from the coding sequence ATGCTcgctggtcctggagatgcagtCTTCCCTATATCCTCCAAAGTGGCCTTCGTGATTTCCCAGCTCCAGGGGCGAGCCCTACAATGGGCCGAGTCCATCTGGACCCAGGGTGGACCCGTGACCCAATCCCTGTCCAGCTTCCTAGCCCACTTCAGAGAGGTGTTCGGGAGACCAGAAGGTGATACATCCGTCAGCGAGCGTCTCTATCAACTTAAACAAGGTCAACGCTCTATCCAGGACTACGCCCTGGAATTCCGGACCCTCGCAGCGGCTAGCGGCTGGAATGAGCAGTCCCTCATAACCACcttccgtcagggattggaGCCAGGGATAAGACTGCATCTCGCCTCATACAAAGACACCATCGGCCTTGAGCGGTTTATCCAGTTAGTCCCCAGAGTAGATACCCGTATGCAGGCGTGTTTGGCGGAACACCAGGACCAGCAGCCCTACACACCCTCTCTCCGCCAGCCAGAGAACTGCCGCTTTCCAGAACCAGATCAAGAACCCATGCAGCTGGATTCCAGACTGTCTCCAGCGGAGCGGCAGAGACGGTTGACCCGGGGTTCATGCCTTTACTGTGGAGCTGCTGGACACAACATTTCCTCCTGCCCAGTAAGACCGCTCCGAACCATGGTGAGTGCCATTTCTCCacaccggccatgggactgtgccatagacctcatACCAGGTGAACCAGTGCCCCACGGGAAAATATATCCACTATCCCTTCCTgaacagaaagccatggggGAGTGCATCAAGGAGGCCTTAGCCCAAGGTTATATTCGACCCTCTACATCTCCAGCTGCTTCCAGTTTCTTCTTTGTGGCCAAAAAAGACGGAGGCTTGCAGCCCTGTGTGGATTACCGAGGACTTAATCGCATCACCGTAAAGTTCCAGTATCCACTTCCCCTCGTACCTGCAGCACTGGAACAACTACGCGGTGCCACTGTCTACACAAAGCTGGACCTCCGCAGCGCGTATAACCTCATCCGGATACGAGAGGGGGATGGATGGAAAACAGCCTTCGTAACACCTACAGGCCACTATGAGTATTTGGTAATGCCTTACGGCATGGTAAACGCCCCCTCTGTGTTCCAGGACTTCATACATGAGGGGCTCCGGGAGTGCCTACACAAGTTCGTTATCGTCTACATCGACGACATCTTGATTTACTCCCGGAGCATGGCCGAACATCGCCAACATGTCGCGGAGGTCCTGGAATGCCTGAGAGACCATCAGCTCTTCcttaaagcagaaaaatgtgttccatcagtcctcagtgcagttcctcGGCTACAACATCAgtag